The following coding sequences lie in one Glycine soja cultivar W05 chromosome 16, ASM419377v2, whole genome shotgun sequence genomic window:
- the LOC114389280 gene encoding uncharacterized protein LOC114389280 — protein sequence MGLHRWWQVKLVTLSLFLSCLVGGSQSYFYDRESLDDFLRKQANKETERLRKGVLSNVSLPSNFTGMEVSVVRLRSFSLWSRGMNYSSFNLPPRIVLQPNAKRIAILFENLGNWSSNYYNVPNHTMVASVFGVMAYSSSETAFVDEKINFTTHGDPIRIRFPHVDQHGENDTPICAKFRAGGLVKFKNMTKPYVCEVYSQGHYTLVVPSFPSPKEPNTRSHSKRFTKWWVLGFVIGFTGLVILVLILLALVKEAKKRRIRKMEKNSEGGELFDTFWIGESKLPSASMLRTQPTLEN from the coding sequence atggggctccataGATGGTGGCAAGTTAAATTGGTAACATTGTCTTTGTTTTTGTCATGTTTGGTAGGTGGCTCACAGTCTTATTTTTACGACCGTGAATCGTTAGATGACTTTCTTCGCAAGCAAGCGAACAAAGAGACAGAAAGGCTTAGAAAAGGTGTGCTATCCAATGTTTCCCTTCCTTCTAACTTCACAGGAATGGAAGTTTCAGTTGTTAGATTGCGCAGTTTCTCTTTATGGTCAAGAGGAATGAATTATAGTTCCTTCAATCTTCCACCGCGGATTGTACTGCAGCCTAATGCGAAGAGGATAGCTATTTTGTTTGAAAACTTGGGCAATTGGTCTTCTAATTATTACAATGTGCCTAACCACACAATGGTGGCTTCAGTTTTTGGTGTTATGGCTTATAGTTCTTCAGAAACAGCATTTGTAGATGAGAAGATTAACTTTACCACCCATGGTGACCCTATCAGAATTCGGTTTCCTCATGTTGATCAACATGGGGAAAATGACACACCAATTTGTGCCAAGTTTAGAGCTGGCGGGTTGGTGAAATTCAAAAACATGACTAAGCCATATGTATGTGAAGTATATAGCCAAGGGCACTACACTCTTGTAGTTCCATCTTTTCCTTCTCCAAAAGAACCTAATACCCGGAGTCATAGCAAGAGATTTACCAAATGGTGGGTGTTGGGATTTGTAATAGGTTTTACTGGGTTGGTCATATTGGTTTTAATCTTGCTAGCTTTAGTTAAGGAGGccaagaagagaagaataagaaaaatggAGAAGAATTCAGAAGGAGGTGAGCTTTTTGATACATTTTGGATAGGAGAATCTAAATTGCCATCAGCTTCAATGCTTAGAACCCAACCAACCCTTGAGAATTAA
- the LOC114389283 gene encoding protein CURVATURE THYLAKOID 1A, chloroplastic-like — MAAAAAVTVLLPPRIPTATNVTRCSALPSLPPRGTNTKTTLLLSSLNHFSVSRKSSLLQTRASSEESSSVDANEVFTDLKEKWDALENKSTVLFYGGGALVAVWLSSILVSAINSVPLLPKIMELVGLGYTGWFVYRYLLFKSSRKELATDIESLKKKITGTE, encoded by the exons atggcggcggcggcggcagtGACGGTGCTACTCCCACCTAGGATTCCGACCGCCACCAACGTTACCCGCTGCTCTGCTTTGCCTTCTCTGCCTCCTCGCGGCACCAACACTAAAACCACTTTGCTCTTATCTTCCCTCAACCACTTCTCAG TGTCCCGAAAATCTTCTCTGCTTCAGACCAGAGCTTCTTCAGAGGAATCATCCTCAGTAGATGCCAATGAGGTGTTCACAGATTTGAAGGAAAAG TGGGATGCTCTTGAAAACAAGTCCACAGTACTTTTTTATGGTGGTGGGGCTTTAGTTGCTGTTTGGCTATCGTCGATTCTTGTGAGCGCCATCAACTCTGTTCCCTTG CTTCCAAAGATTATGGAGTTGGTGGGGCTAGGGTACACTGGATGGTTTGTCTACCGATACCTTCTGTTTAAG TCTAGCAGGAAGGAGCTAGCTACAGACATTGAGTCActgaagaagaaaattactggAACTGAATAG
- the LOC114389282 gene encoding uncharacterized protein LOC114389282 encodes MLRLLKPQPFPSGHQLRTVSGTAKGKAKIKAGQALKRSRITTKKPGSAIAAGLPMSRERQERERLYEQCLQAPTPLRHLTPKQRERESEREKLGLVSKDRQREIDMMRRKDDKFRVSEKPTIIGTPGLDYVTLGLVDAEKLPKYGLTVEDGRRLAKEYSRVLMRKHRARQAAESNLLRMKKEAIEALPEGLREAALVPDLAPFPVNRFMATLTPPIEGYIEQVREAANRISGKEKIR; translated from the coding sequence ATGCTCCGCCTCCTAAAGCCGCAACCTTTCCCCTCCGGGCACCAACTCCGCACCGTGAGCGGCACCGCAAAGGGAAAAGCCAAAATCAAAGCAGGCCAAGCCCTAAAACGCTCCCGCATCACCACCAAGAAACCCGGCTCCGCCATCGCAGCAGGCTTACCCATGTCTCGCGAGCGCCAAGAGCGCGAGCGCCTCTACGAACAGTGCCTCCAAGCCCCAACCCCTCTCCGCCACCTCACCCCAAAGCAGCGCGAACGAGAATCTGAGCGCGAGAAATTGGGTCTCGTAAGCAAGGACCGCCAGCGAGAAATCGACATGATGAGGCGAAAAGACGACAAATTTAGGGTTTCGGAGAAACCCACGATAATTGGGACACCTGGGTTGGATTATGTAACCTTAGGGCTTGTGGATGCGGAGAAGTTGCCGAAGTATGGTTTGACGGTGGAAGATGGGAGGAGGTTGGCGAAGGAGTATAGTAGGGTTTTGATGAGGAAGCATAGGGCGAGACAAGCTGCAGAATCGaatcttttgaggatgaaaaAAGAGGCTATTGAGGCTTTGCCTGAAGGGTTGAGAGAGGCTGCTTTGGTTCCTGATTTGGCTCCTTTTCCGGTGAATCGGTTTATGGCGACGCTTACGCCGCCTATCGAGGGTTACATTGAGCAGGTTCGGGAGGCCGCAAATAGGATCAGTGGAAAGGAGAAGATTAGGTGA
- the LOC114389284 gene encoding eukaryotic translation initiation factor 1A-like, with translation MPKNKGKGGKNRKRGKNEADDEKRELVFKEDGQEYAQVLRMLGNGRCEAMCIDGTKRLCHIRGKMHKKVWIAAGDIILVGLRDYQDDKADVILKYMPDEARLLKAYGELPDTTRLNEGIGAGLDEEEDGSGNDYIEFEDEDIDKI, from the coding sequence ATGCCGAAGAACAAGGGAAAGGGAGGAAAGAACCGGAAGCGCGGTAAGAACGAGGCGGACGACGAGAAGCGGGAGCTGGTATTCAAGGAGGACGGACAGGAATACGCGCAGGTTCTCCGAATGCTCGGAAACGGTCGCTGCGAAGCGATGTGCATCGACGGCACCAAGCGCCTCTGCCACATCCGCGGCAAGATGCACAAGAAGGTCTGGATCGCCGCCGGCGACATCATCCTCGTCGGCCTCCGCGACTACCAGGACGACAAGGCTGACGTCATCCTCAAGTACATGCCCGATGAGGCCCGCCTCCTCAAGGCCTACGGCGAGCTTCCCGACACCACCAGGCTCAACGAGGGCATCGGCGCCGGCCTTGATGAGGAGGAGGACGGTTCCGGGAATGATTATATTGAGTTCGAGGATGAGGATATTGATAAGATTTGa
- the LOC114389278 gene encoding BTB/POZ domain-containing protein POB1-like: MKDSNSNSDLFDPVMAMESEWSRGGGGTSDADFAFAFNDSNFSDRVLRIEIMNDPVDARPDSDACATIADWARHRKRRREDIKKDNGVDLASVPDEQVLNGHQSEVDECENQDEEPDAMVEEPHSGDEATNSNDSDWSMDCSAGAVVRVKTLHISSPILAAKSPFFYKLFSNGMKESEQRHVTLRINASEEVALMELLNFMYSNTLTTTTAPALLDVLMAADKFEVASCMRYCSRLLRNMPMTPDSALLYLELPSSVLMADAVQPLTDAAKQYLAGRYKDITKFQEEVMALPLAGVEAILSSDDLQVASEDAVYDFVLKWSRQQYPKLEDRREVLSARLARLIRFPYMTCRKLKKVLTCSDFDHDIASKLVLEGLFFKAEAPHRQRSLAAEDSASSNRRFVERAYKYRPVKVVEFELPRQQCVVYLDLKREECNNLFPSGRVYSQAFHLGGQGFFLSAHCNMDQQSSFHCFGLFLGMQEKGSVSFAVDYEFAARSRPTEEFVSKYKGNYVFTGGKAVGYRNLFAIPWTSFMAEDSLYFINGVLHLRAELTIKH, encoded by the exons ATGAAGGATTCGAATTCGAATTCGGATCTGTTTGACCCGGTCATGGCGATGGAGTCCGAGTGGTCTCGCGGCGGCGGCGGCACCTCCGACGCCGATTTCGCCTTCGCCTTCAACGACAGCAACTTCTCCGACAGGGTTCTCCGGATCGAGATTATGAACGACCCCGTCGACGCCCGCCCCGATTCCGACGCCTGCGCCACCATTGCCGACTGGGCCCGCCACCGCAAGCGCCGCCGCGAGGATATCAAAAAGGATAACG GTGTGGATCTTGCTTCGGTGCCAGATGAGCAAGTTTTGAACGGGCATCAATCTGAAGTGGATGAGTGTGAGAATCAAGATGAAGAGCCTGATGCAATGGTTGAAGAACCTCATTCTG GTGATGAAGCTACAAACAGTAATGATTCAGACTGGAGCATGGATTGCTCTGCAGGTGCAGTTGTTAGAGTTAAAACACTGCATATCAGTTCTCCTATCCTGGCTGCTAAGAGTCCTTTCTTCTATAAG CTTTTCTCAAATGGGATGAAGGAGTCTGAGCAAAGACATGTCACCCTCAGAATTAATGCCTCTG AAGAGGTTGCTCTCATGGAGCTACTGAATTTTATGTACAGTAATACCTTGACCACTACTACGGCACCTGCATTGCTGGATGTGTTGATGGCTGCTGATAAATTTGAAGTTGCTTCATGCATGAGATATTGTAGCCGATTATTGCGGAATATGCCTATGACACCTGACTCTGCATTGCTTTATCTGGAGCTTCCTTCTAGTGTCTTAATGGCTGATGCAGTCCAACCATTGACTGATGCTGCAAAACAGTATCTTGCTGGTCGATACAAGGATATAACCAA GTTCCAGGAAGAAGTTATGGCCTTGCCCCTAGCTGGAGTAGAGGCAATATTGTCTAGTGATGATCTCCAGGTCGCATCAGAAGATGCTGTATATGATTTTGTGTTGAAGTGGTCTCGACAGCAGTACCCTAAACTGGAAGATAGGCGAGAAGTCCTGAGTGCCCGGCTTGCACGACTAATTCGCTTCCCTTACATGACCTGCCGAAAGCTTAAGAAGGTCTTGACCTGTTCCGACTTTGACCATGACATTGCATCCAAGCTTGTACTCGAGGGCCTATTTTTCAAGGCCGAGGCTCCGCACCGCCAACGGTCGCTGGCAGCAGAAGACTCCGCTTCTTCAAACCGTCGTTTTGTGGAGAGGGCATACAAGTACCGCCCCGTGAAGGTGGTAGAATTCGAACTTCCCCGGCAGCAGTGTGTGGTGTACTTGGATCTAAAGCGGGAGGAGTGTAACAACCTGTTCCCGTCCGGCCGGGTTTATTCTCAGGCATTCCATTTGGGTGGACAAGGTTTTTTCCTATCAGCACATTGCAACATGGACCAACAAAGCTCTTTCCATTGCTTTGGGCTGTTTTTGGGAATGCAGGAAAAGGGCTCAGTGAGCTTCGCCGTCGACTATGAGTTTGCTGCGAGGTCTAGGCCGACGGAGGAATTTGTTAGCAAGTACAAAGGCAACTACGTGTTCACAGGGGGAAAGGCCGTTGGCTATAGAAACTTGTTTGCTATTCCATGGACTTCGTTCATGGCCGAGGATAGTCTTTACTTTATCAATGGTGTCCTCCACCTTAGGGCTGAGCTCACAATCAAACACTGA